The Bifidobacteriaceae bacterium genome includes a region encoding these proteins:
- a CDS encoding phosphotransferase, whose product MATLQTNPLALAALATAAVPRLDVVGARMDHVGADYAFAHVEDASGRVWVVRLALHAAAESGQEAEAILLRSLAGASSGGALPFEVPRPRGSANLAGGGKAMVYADLPGTPVVMELMDAGPGVAESLGRAIGAFHELPPSIVTEAGLPAYTPSEYRARLAGEVDDAVRTGHVSPRLERRWREQLGRDAWWVFTPVPIHGDMAAEHLLENGGRISAVTDFASVQVSDPAEDLAQLLAPLPPDVAGSIVGAYRRRRADLDDPHLEDRAAFLGEIAIIRWLRHGISLDDPSIIADARSMLADLDQAVEQEEAQAAREAAAEAEAAAKLEAAKQAAEAEARERREAALRASEAA is encoded by the coding sequence GTGGCCACTCTTCAAACCAACCCCTTGGCCCTGGCCGCCCTGGCAACCGCCGCCGTTCCCAGGCTGGACGTGGTCGGGGCGCGAATGGACCATGTGGGCGCCGACTACGCCTTCGCACACGTCGAAGACGCCTCCGGGCGCGTCTGGGTGGTTCGCCTGGCCCTGCACGCCGCAGCCGAGTCCGGCCAGGAAGCCGAGGCCATCCTCCTGAGGTCCCTTGCGGGCGCGTCTTCCGGCGGGGCGCTCCCGTTCGAGGTGCCCAGGCCGCGCGGCTCCGCCAACCTGGCGGGCGGAGGCAAGGCGATGGTCTACGCCGACCTCCCCGGCACCCCTGTCGTGATGGAGCTGATGGACGCCGGCCCCGGCGTGGCCGAGTCGCTGGGCCGCGCGATCGGCGCCTTCCACGAGCTGCCACCGTCGATCGTGACGGAAGCCGGCCTGCCCGCGTACACCCCGTCGGAGTACAGGGCGCGTCTGGCCGGAGAGGTGGACGATGCCGTCCGCACCGGCCACGTTTCGCCCCGCCTCGAGCGTCGTTGGCGCGAGCAACTCGGCCGCGACGCGTGGTGGGTTTTCACGCCGGTGCCGATCCACGGCGACATGGCGGCCGAGCACCTCTTGGAGAACGGCGGGCGGATCTCCGCCGTCACCGATTTCGCGTCCGTGCAGGTCTCCGACCCGGCGGAGGACCTGGCCCAGTTGCTGGCCCCCCTGCCGCCGGACGTGGCCGGGTCGATTGTGGGCGCGTACCGCCGCCGCCGCGCCGACCTGGACGACCCGCATTTGGAGGACCGGGCGGCCTTCCTGGGGGAGATCGCCATCATCCGGTGGCTGCGCCACGGCATCTCGCTGGACGATCCCTCGATCATCGCGGACGCCCGGAGCATGCTGGCCGACTTGGACCAGGCCGTGGAGCAAGAAGAGGCCCAGGCCGCCCGAGAGGCGGCCGCGGAGGCGGAGGCCGCCGCGAAACTCGAGGCGGCCAAACAAGCGGCCGAGGCCGAAGCCCGCGAACGCCGCGAGGCCGCCCTGCGCGCCTCCGAGGCGGC
- a CDS encoding ATP-dependent DNA helicase UvrD2, with product MSDEPAKMVSVSEHPVAESLLEGLDPEQREAATHLTGPVCVLAGAGTGKTRAITHRIAYGVATGVYNPTSVLAVTFTTRAAGELRERLRALGAHGVQARTFHAAALRQLSYFLRAEFNRSVPRLVEQKAPLVAQAAARLGIEVDRAAVRDLAAEIEWSKVHLWTPDDYQKLAGQAGRGQPAGLDHIAVARLIRVYEQVLGESEAMDFEDVLLAMAGLMEESRSVARQVRSQYRHFVVDEFQDVSPLQHRLLELWLGDRQELCVVGDPAQTIYSFAGASSRYLTGFKRRYPDAAVVKLVRDYRSTPQVVSLANSVLRRAGEAGVELVSQLRSGPAVTFRSFTDDAAESAGVAAQILELAGAGVGAEQIAVLFRTNGQSEPLENALASAGVAYQVRGGERFFARREVRQALALLRAQAKVEAPEPVLAQVEDVLGRLGWSATPPAERGAVRARWESLDALASLAGELVDGGAEDLQQVVELVLGRADAGHAPAAAGVTLASLHSAKGLEWEAVFLVGLADGLVPISLADRPQDVAEERRLLYVGITRAKRHLQLSYAKARTAGGNANRRHSRFLNGLWPTAEESVKKARGLAVPAKEDLTAAEAELFERLRAWRAEVAGAEARAPFTVLTDLTLRAIAARRPGDLRALAAIPGIGPVKIELYGRDVLGIVAAASHMGEP from the coding sequence GTGTCGGATGAGCCTGCCAAGATGGTCAGCGTGTCAGAACATCCCGTCGCTGAAAGCCTGTTGGAAGGGCTTGATCCGGAGCAGCGCGAAGCCGCCACGCACCTGACGGGGCCGGTTTGCGTGCTGGCAGGGGCGGGCACCGGCAAGACCAGGGCGATCACCCACCGGATCGCGTACGGCGTGGCGACCGGGGTTTACAACCCCACTTCGGTGCTGGCGGTCACCTTCACCACCAGGGCGGCCGGCGAGTTGCGGGAGCGGCTGCGGGCGCTGGGCGCCCATGGCGTGCAGGCCAGAACCTTCCACGCGGCCGCCCTGCGCCAACTGTCCTACTTTCTGCGCGCCGAGTTCAACCGGTCGGTTCCGCGCCTGGTTGAGCAAAAAGCCCCTTTGGTGGCCCAGGCGGCGGCCCGATTGGGGATTGAGGTGGACCGGGCGGCCGTCCGCGACCTGGCGGCGGAGATCGAATGGTCCAAGGTGCACCTTTGGACCCCGGATGACTACCAAAAGCTCGCCGGCCAGGCCGGACGCGGGCAGCCCGCCGGGCTGGACCACATCGCGGTGGCCCGCCTGATCCGGGTGTATGAACAGGTCCTGGGCGAATCCGAGGCGATGGACTTTGAGGACGTGCTCCTCGCGATGGCGGGGCTGATGGAGGAAAGCCGGTCGGTCGCGCGCCAGGTGCGCTCGCAGTACCGCCATTTCGTGGTCGACGAGTTCCAAGACGTGTCGCCCCTGCAGCACCGCCTGTTGGAACTGTGGCTGGGGGACCGCCAGGAGCTCTGCGTGGTGGGGGACCCCGCGCAGACCATCTACTCCTTCGCGGGCGCCTCCTCCCGATACCTGACCGGCTTCAAGCGCCGCTACCCGGACGCCGCGGTCGTCAAGCTGGTGCGGGACTACCGCTCCACCCCGCAGGTGGTCTCGCTGGCCAACTCGGTTTTGCGCCGCGCCGGCGAGGCGGGCGTCGAACTGGTTTCGCAGCTCAGGTCCGGCCCGGCGGTGACGTTCCGTTCCTTCACCGACGATGCCGCCGAATCCGCCGGCGTGGCCGCCCAGATTTTGGAGTTGGCTGGCGCGGGCGTCGGAGCGGAGCAGATCGCGGTCTTGTTCCGGACGAACGGCCAGTCGGAGCCGCTGGAGAACGCGCTCGCCTCCGCCGGGGTCGCCTACCAGGTCCGCGGCGGTGAGCGGTTCTTCGCCCGCCGCGAGGTCCGCCAGGCGCTGGCCCTGCTGCGGGCCCAGGCCAAGGTCGAGGCCCCGGAGCCGGTCTTGGCCCAGGTCGAGGACGTTTTGGGGCGGTTGGGCTGGTCGGCCACCCCGCCGGCCGAACGCGGCGCCGTGCGGGCCCGCTGGGAGTCGCTCGACGCGCTGGCCTCCTTGGCGGGCGAGTTGGTGGACGGCGGGGCGGAGGACCTCCAACAGGTGGTCGAACTGGTCCTGGGCCGGGCGGACGCTGGCCACGCGCCTGCGGCGGCGGGCGTGACTCTGGCGTCCCTGCATTCCGCTAAGGGTTTGGAGTGGGAGGCGGTGTTCCTGGTCGGCCTGGCGGACGGGCTGGTGCCGATCTCGCTGGCGGACCGCCCGCAGGACGTGGCCGAGGAGCGGCGCCTGCTCTATGTGGGCATCACCCGGGCCAAACGGCACCTCCAACTGTCTTACGCGAAGGCCCGCACCGCTGGCGGCAACGCCAACCGCCGGCACTCGCGGTTCCTGAACGGGCTCTGGCCCACGGCCGAGGAGTCCGTCAAGAAAGCCCGCGGCTTGGCGGTTCCCGCCAAGGAAGACCTGACCGCCGCCGAGGCAGAGTTGTTTGAACGCCTCCGGGCATGGCGGGCTGAGGTGGCGGGGGCCGAAGCCCGTGCGCCTTTCACAGTGCTCACGGACCTGACTTTGCGGGCGATCGCCGCCCGCCGGCCTGGCGATTTGAGAGCGTTAGCCGCCATCCCTGGGATCGGTCCCGTCAAGATCGAGCTTTACGGACGCGACGTGCTCGGCATTGTCGCCGCCGCCAGCCACATGGGCGAACCGTGA
- a CDS encoding ThiF family adenylyltransferase gives MKLKNGLRVLWRNRNEIQVGNDPRLAHTFRIEHPREFDVIRLLETEHSPSQLRRQLVSLGGRRERVDQLLEELRDAGLMTQTGRGQTAEMHVPPARRELLAAEAETRALLDNDGWKVLARRSTQRVNVYGLGRTGAQVAMALAASGIGMLQLHDQRPVRPRDRSQVYGPDAVGQPRAEALAEAIRNQGFDCEVRFRGRLARPDAAVLVGEEVSDPTRAAFLTSHRIDHLSVVIGELDITLGPWVPKGSGPCLRCQRLWAVENDPCWPGLATQRFVRPVVASRGEDPLLAQVIGGLAAAHILQGLAGAKPPTHGRTVAMALPTYELTWTDLKEHPKCNSHNPVPRRPVHWSPPPLVPLPPTQ, from the coding sequence ATGAAATTGAAGAACGGACTGCGGGTCCTGTGGCGGAACCGCAACGAAATCCAAGTCGGCAACGACCCCCGACTGGCCCACACCTTCCGCATTGAGCATCCACGCGAATTCGACGTGATCAGACTGCTTGAGACCGAGCACTCGCCGTCGCAACTCCGGCGCCAGCTGGTCAGCCTGGGCGGCCGGCGCGAACGCGTGGACCAACTGCTGGAGGAATTGCGGGACGCCGGACTGATGACCCAGACGGGGCGGGGGCAAACCGCCGAAATGCACGTCCCGCCCGCCAGGCGGGAACTGCTCGCGGCCGAGGCCGAAACCCGCGCGCTTTTGGACAACGACGGATGGAAAGTGCTCGCGCGCCGTTCCACCCAGCGGGTCAACGTGTATGGGCTGGGACGCACCGGCGCCCAGGTCGCCATGGCCTTGGCCGCCAGCGGGATCGGCATGCTCCAACTCCACGACCAGCGCCCGGTCCGTCCCCGTGACCGCAGCCAGGTCTACGGGCCAGACGCCGTTGGGCAGCCGCGGGCGGAGGCCCTCGCGGAGGCCATCCGGAACCAGGGCTTCGACTGCGAGGTGCGGTTCCGCGGACGCCTCGCCAGACCGGACGCCGCCGTCCTGGTCGGCGAGGAGGTCTCCGACCCGACCCGCGCCGCCTTCCTCACCTCACACCGGATAGACCACCTGTCCGTTGTGATCGGTGAACTGGACATCACCCTGGGGCCGTGGGTGCCCAAAGGCTCGGGCCCGTGCCTGCGCTGCCAACGCCTCTGGGCCGTTGAGAACGACCCGTGCTGGCCAGGCCTCGCCACCCAGCGGTTTGTCCGCCCCGTGGTCGCCAGCCGGGGCGAAGACCCGCTGCTCGCGCAGGTGATCGGCGGACTGGCCGCCGCCCATATTCTCCAGGGCCTGGCCGGGGCCAAGCCGCCAACCCACGGACGCACCGTCGCCATGGCCCTGCCCACCTACGAACTCACTTGGACCGATCTCAAAGAGCATCCCAAGTGCAATTCGCACAATCCCGTCCCCCGGCGGCCAGTCCATTGGTCGCCGCCTCCGCTTGTGCCGCTGCCGCCAACCCAATAG